In Castanea sativa cultivar Marrone di Chiusa Pesio chromosome 6, ASM4071231v1, a single window of DNA contains:
- the LOC142639049 gene encoding FBD-associated F-box protein At3g52670-like: protein MAHLSAQSNSKCTEHFWDKDRLSNLPDSLLCYILSFLSTDEAVVTSILSSRWKTLWTLVPKIDFQDTSIRGRSVSPLRILCSVLAQHTAPILSNFTLLWRSPCDSSHFDNWVDTAILRKVQTLDLHFECGQLFELPHTVFHCKTLVGLELYGEIEVDLPPSFQLPSLKILRLCEICYTSNDSFSSLCAACPNLEDLTVIYEFIVGNDNIVSFKISLPFLKRLRIEFISFETEPPDYKLEICTPILERFRFLGYLSNVVFLEKLAHLIEAHFVVCGLGHVFEMCYSDKLFKIVRALNSSKFLELFPGDVECIGFGYIYPSMFQNLVRLNFKVTQSNWHVLQSLLVVAPNLEVLVLDKHYCCKNQLCWMEPPDGSRCLSSRLTTFDFNGYEELGHEVEFIKYILKEAIALNTITIKVSALHSKESVLKKLSMFPRHSTTCLLTVEIDNSLE from the exons ATGGCCCATTTAAGTGCTCAATCGAACTCAAAATGCACGGAACATTTTTGGGACAAAGACAGGCTTAGCAATCTACCGGACTCTCTCCTTTGTTAcattctttctttcctttcgaCCGACGAAGCCGTTGTCACAAGCATTTTGTCGAGCAGGTGGAAGACCCTCTGGACTCTCGTCCCAAAAATCGATTTCCAAGATACATCCATCAGGGGCCGCAGTGTTTCGCCTCTACGCATACTCTGCAGTGTTTTAGCTCAACACACAGCACCCATCCTCTCGAATTTCACCCTCTTATGGCGTTCTCCTTGTGACTCTTCTCATTTTGACAATTGGGTCGACACCGCCATATTGCGCAAAGTCCAAACACTCGATCTCCATTTTGAGTGTGGGCAACTTTTCGAGTTGCCCCATACCGTTTTTCATTGCAAAACATTAGTGGGTCTGGAATTATATGGCGAAATTGAGGTCGATCTTCCTCCTTCCTTTCAACTCCCAAGCCTCAAGATTCTGCGTCTCTGCGAAATTTGTTATACTTCCAACGACTCTTTCTCGAGCCTCTGCGCCGCCTGCCCGAACCTCGAAGATTTGACGGTGATATACGAGTTTATAGTCGGTAATGACAATATTGTGAGTTTTAAAATAAGCTTGCCCTTTCTGAAACGTTTACGTATCGAATTCATATCATTTGAAACCGAACCTCCTGATTACAAGCTTGAAATATGCACCCCAATTCTCGAGCGCTTTCGCTTTCTTGGTTATTTGTCAAACGTGGTTTTCCTTGAAAAACTAGCCCACTTAATTGAAGCACACTTCGTTGTTTGTGGACTAGGCCATGTATTTGAGATGTGTTATTCAGATAAGTTATTCAAGATTGTAAGAGCACTAAATAGCTCTAAATTCCTTGAACTATTTCCTGGTGATGTAGAG TGCATCggctttggttatatatatcCTTCCATGTTCCAAAATTTGGTCCGGTTGAACTTTAAAGTTACTCAATCTAATTGGCACGTGCTACAATCCTTGCTTGTAGTGGCTCCTAATTTAgaagttcttgttcttgatAAG CATTATTGTTGTAAAAATCAGTTATGCTGGATGGAGCCACCGGATGGTTCCCGTTGTTTGTCATCGCGCCTGACAACTTTTGATTTTAATGGATATGAAGAATTGGGACATGAAGttgaattcataaaatatattctaaaggAGGCAATAGCCTTGAACACAATCACAATTAAAGTTTCTGCTCTACATTCGAAGGAAAGTGTTCTCAAGAAATTATCAATGTTCCCAAGGCACTCAACAACATGTCTACTCACAGTTGAAATAG ACAACTCTTTGGAGTAA